A genomic region of Candidatus Neomarinimicrobiota bacterium contains the following coding sequences:
- a CDS encoding dienelactone hydrolase family protein, whose amino-acid sequence MRADRNNHFTGLVLACLGVVTLTAQTVPLHDIPVVTEDAAYSETDKSILGYLVRPEDDKKHPAVILIHEWWGLNETIKENARMFAALGYVALAVDLYEGQVAATPAKARELAGEVSNNMESAFANLEQAVNFLENDTVHVIPDRLASIGWCFGGGWSYQMAKNDLGVKASVIYYGRFNPEDDLSKMRASILGHFGEKDRGIRIDTVTEFQAKLKTLNGKHEIYIYPNVGHAFANPGGQNYDEEMAELAWKRTSSFLKKYL is encoded by the coding sequence ATGAGAGCAGACAGGAACAACCATTTCACGGGTCTCGTCTTGGCATGCTTAGGCGTTGTTACGCTCACCGCGCAGACTGTGCCACTCCACGATATACCTGTTGTGACGGAGGACGCGGCCTATAGCGAAACCGATAAATCGATCCTGGGTTACCTGGTCAGACCGGAAGACGACAAGAAACATCCCGCCGTTATCCTGATCCATGAATGGTGGGGGTTGAATGAAACCATAAAGGAGAATGCCCGCATGTTCGCGGCGTTAGGGTACGTAGCCCTGGCAGTTGACCTGTATGAGGGGCAGGTGGCAGCCACTCCTGCCAAAGCCAGGGAGCTTGCCGGGGAGGTGAGCAACAACATGGAAAGTGCGTTTGCCAATCTTGAACAAGCTGTCAACTTTCTGGAGAACGACACCGTGCATGTCATCCCCGATCGTCTAGCTTCTATTGGATGGTGCTTTGGCGGAGGCTGGTCGTATCAGATGGCAAAGAATGATCTGGGAGTAAAAGCCTCGGTGATCTATTACGGACGGTTCAACCCTGAGGATGACCTGAGTAAGATGCGGGCCTCCATTCTCGGACATTTTGGGGAAAAAGATCGGGGCATCAGGATTGACACCGTTACGGAGTTCCAGGCCAAATTGAAAACCTTAAATGGGAAACACGAAATATACATTTATCCGAACGTGGGGCACGCCTTTGCCAATCCCGGGGGGCAGAACTACGATGAGGAAATGGCAGAACTTGCCTGGAAGCGAACAAGTTCCTTTCTGAAGAAGTACTTATGA
- a CDS encoding carboxymuconolactone decarboxylase family protein, giving the protein MAYIDVVKPDEAKGIVKKEYGKGILRAGRVSNILKVMSQSPEALKASMRLYLAVMFGKSELSRVQREMLAVVVSQVNRCRY; this is encoded by the coding sequence ATGGCATACATTGACGTTGTCAAACCCGACGAAGCAAAAGGGATCGTAAAGAAGGAATACGGCAAGGGGATTCTCCGGGCTGGGAGGGTATCGAATATCCTTAAAGTCATGAGCCAGAGTCCTGAGGCACTCAAGGCTTCCATGCGGTTGTATCTTGCTGTCATGTTCGGGAAATCCGAACTCTCCCGTGTTCAGCGCGAGATGTTGGCGGTTGTTGTGTCTCAAGTAAACCGATGTCGCTACTGA
- a CDS encoding DUF5668 domain-containing protein, with the protein MTERNERFTPGWWIAPLLIVIGFLFLTHTLNIFNFGKVVATWWPLVLIVIGFSKLRRESKTGGALLFVLGIVFLSATLDIVNWGNVFRFWPLVLIFIGVSLLLKRRGGPWGVVKGSEQRSEDAVKTSAILGGVSRVVSSSSFRGGEVMALFGGVELDLREVKVSPEGCELNLTALFGGVEVIVPRDWRVSISGTPILGGIEDKTRFTREEEKETAVTCRCTVAFGRVEIRN; encoded by the coding sequence ATGACAGAGCGTAATGAAAGATTCACTCCGGGATGGTGGATAGCTCCTTTACTCATCGTCATCGGGTTTCTCTTCTTAACACATACCCTGAACATTTTCAACTTTGGGAAAGTTGTAGCAACCTGGTGGCCTCTCGTCTTGATTGTCATCGGATTCAGTAAGTTGAGGAGGGAGAGCAAAACGGGCGGCGCCCTTCTTTTTGTGTTGGGAATTGTCTTCCTCTCCGCGACGCTGGATATCGTGAATTGGGGCAACGTTTTCAGGTTCTGGCCTCTTGTCCTAATTTTCATCGGGGTATCACTTCTCCTGAAAAGAAGAGGAGGACCATGGGGGGTTGTGAAGGGATCAGAGCAGAGATCTGAAGACGCTGTGAAAACCAGCGCGATCCTGGGTGGTGTCAGTCGAGTGGTAAGTTCGTCCAGCTTCAGGGGTGGAGAGGTCATGGCCCTCTTTGGGGGTGTTGAGCTGGACCTCCGGGAAGTGAAAGTATCCCCTGAGGGGTGCGAGTTGAATCTCACGGCACTCTTTGGTGGAGTTGAGGTGATCGTTCCCCGGGACTGGCGCGTATCTATTTCCGGCACGCCCATTTTGGGAGGAATCGAAGACAAAACCAGATTCACAAGGGAAGAGGAAAAGGAAACGGCCGTTACGTGCCGGTGCACGGTGGCTTTCGGAAGAGTTGAGATTCGGAATTAG
- a CDS encoding DUF2784 domain-containing protein: MPLRLVSDLIVLFHFAYIIFVILGGLLAFRWRKIIWVHIPAALWGAIVEFAGWICPLTPLELLFRIRGGETAYEEGFVEHYILPLLYPAHLTREIQVALGTFVVGVNVIIYWFLFGRTSVRVEPSN; the protein is encoded by the coding sequence ATGCCCTTGCGGTTGGTTTCAGATCTCATCGTTCTGTTCCACTTCGCTTATATTATATTTGTCATTCTAGGCGGTTTGCTGGCCTTTCGGTGGCGAAAAATCATTTGGGTTCACATTCCTGCCGCGTTGTGGGGTGCCATAGTAGAATTTGCAGGATGGATCTGTCCCCTGACTCCACTGGAACTTTTGTTTCGTATTCGTGGGGGAGAAACTGCCTATGAAGAAGGATTCGTGGAGCATTACATTCTCCCCCTCCTCTATCCGGCCCATCTTACCCGTGAGATTCAGGTGGCACTCGGGACCTTCGTTGTCGGAGTTAACGTCATTATATACTGGTTTCTTTTCGGCCGGACATCAGTTCGGGTCGAACCATCCAATTAA
- a CDS encoding peroxiredoxin, with the protein MAIIMGAAMLSGSDIPLSVGDEAPDFTLLDENGDPHTLSDYRGQRVVVYFYPKDNTPGCIKEACNFRDHFDGFEKDTIKVLGISYDTPESHKKFKEKYSLPFTLLSDRNKDVAKMYGAGGLLYPKRITFLLGKDGRILHIYDKVSVTTHGPDILQNFSSRQVKE; encoded by the coding sequence ATGGCAATTATTATGGGAGCAGCTATGTTATCGGGCAGTGATATACCTTTAAGCGTTGGGGATGAGGCTCCGGACTTCACCTTGCTGGATGAAAACGGCGATCCCCACACCCTCTCGGATTACAGAGGTCAGCGTGTGGTGGTCTACTTTTATCCCAAGGACAACACTCCAGGATGTATAAAGGAGGCATGCAACTTCAGGGACCACTTTGACGGTTTTGAGAAAGACACGATAAAGGTCTTGGGCATCAGCTATGACACGCCTGAGTCCCATAAGAAGTTTAAGGAAAAATACAGCCTCCCTTTTACCCTGTTGAGCGATCGAAATAAGGACGTGGCGAAAATGTATGGGGCTGGTGGGCTCCTTTATCCAAAGCGCATCACATTTTTGCTTGGTAAGGATGGGAGGATTCTACACATTTACGATAAGGTGTCGGTGACCACTCATGGTCCAGATATTCTACAAAACTTTTCTTCCCGCCAGGTTAAGGAATAG
- a CDS encoding CoA pyrophosphatase — MKQPPFIEAIQKQLAAELPGKKSQEQMAPVPREIPVFSTSKDDSTPAAVLILLFPDDDNWLFLLTERSSRVEYHQGQISLPGGAQEAEESLQQTALRETHEELGIDADSVALLGSLTPLFIAVSGFMVHPFVAWTDSEPNITRDSIEVDSVPLVSTHQLLEPKNILRERKTIRGTEVDVPFFDFGPARVWGATAMILSEFRQVLSETQLT; from the coding sequence TTGAAACAGCCACCTTTCATAGAAGCCATTCAAAAACAGCTCGCAGCCGAGCTTCCGGGCAAAAAATCACAGGAGCAGATGGCACCAGTGCCGAGAGAGATTCCCGTGTTCTCCACCAGCAAAGATGACTCGACTCCAGCCGCCGTATTGATTTTACTGTTTCCGGACGACGATAACTGGTTGTTCCTCCTCACCGAGCGTTCCTCTAGGGTTGAATACCATCAGGGACAGATCTCCCTTCCGGGAGGCGCTCAGGAAGCTGAAGAGTCGCTTCAGCAAACCGCCCTTCGGGAGACCCACGAGGAACTCGGCATCGATGCAGACAGTGTTGCTTTATTAGGTTCGCTCACACCGCTTTTTATCGCCGTGAGCGGATTTATGGTTCATCCGTTCGTCGCATGGACGGACAGTGAGCCCAACATAACCCGCGACTCCATTGAAGTGGATTCGGTTCCCCTTGTATCCACCCATCAGCTTCTGGAGCCGAAAAATATCCTTCGGGAGAGGAAGACAATAAGAGGAACAGAAGTGGATGTTCCCTTTTTTGATTTTGGCCCGGCGAGGGTGTGGGGTGCCACTGCAATGATTCTCAGTGAATTCCGGCAGGTCCTGTCGGAAACTCAGTTAACTTGA
- a CDS encoding aminotransferase class V-fold PLP-dependent enzyme, translating to MSELDRRQFLGSMIKPAAGAWAFAMLNPMGAKQALAAIRGKNGKPEIAQDESFWFEVQQAYTADRSLVNLNNGGVSPSPAAVQEAMKRHLDYSNTAPVYSMWRILEPQRETVRRRLARFHGCDAEEIALTRNASEGLEICQYGFDLERGDEVLTTNQDYPRMINTFKQRECREGIVMKQFSIPVPAEDDDEIVDLFEQNITGKTKLILMCHMINLTGQILPVEKVVRMARKRGIPVIVDGAHTFAHFHFTAEDLDCDYFATSLHKWLCAPHGTGMLYVKKDKIKNLWPLMAGQECDSEDIRKFEEIGTHPAANYLAIGDALTFHQGIGSTRKENRMLQLRDRWTKRLTAYDRVQLHTSLRAGKACGIATVQIKGVDSEAVTEHLWKQYRILVTTIKHPEFEGVRVSPHVYTTIEEIDRFCDAMEDIIKHGVPDA from the coding sequence ATGAGTGAACTTGACCGACGCCAATTTCTGGGGTCCATGATCAAACCGGCAGCCGGTGCGTGGGCATTTGCCATGTTGAATCCCATGGGCGCAAAACAGGCCTTGGCTGCCATAAGAGGAAAAAATGGGAAGCCAGAAATTGCACAGGATGAATCGTTCTGGTTCGAGGTGCAACAGGCCTACACGGCGGACCGGAGCCTTGTTAATCTTAATAACGGGGGAGTCAGTCCCTCCCCGGCTGCGGTACAGGAGGCGATGAAGCGGCATCTCGATTATTCTAATACAGCTCCCGTTTATTCCATGTGGCGAATCCTGGAGCCCCAACGGGAAACCGTGCGCCGGAGACTGGCACGATTCCACGGATGTGACGCCGAAGAGATCGCCCTCACCCGCAATGCTTCCGAAGGACTGGAGATTTGCCAGTACGGGTTCGACCTTGAACGTGGAGATGAAGTTCTTACCACGAACCAGGACTACCCCCGCATGATTAACACTTTCAAGCAGCGCGAATGCCGGGAGGGGATTGTGATGAAACAGTTTTCTATCCCGGTTCCGGCAGAAGACGATGACGAAATCGTTGATTTGTTTGAACAAAATATCACAGGCAAAACAAAGCTCATACTCATGTGCCACATGATCAATCTTACGGGACAAATTCTCCCTGTGGAGAAGGTGGTCCGAATGGCTCGGAAGAGAGGGATTCCCGTCATCGTTGACGGGGCCCATACCTTTGCCCACTTTCACTTCACGGCTGAAGATCTGGATTGTGACTATTTCGCAACGAGCCTTCATAAGTGGCTGTGTGCACCGCACGGCACAGGAATGTTGTATGTGAAAAAGGACAAGATCAAGAATCTGTGGCCCCTCATGGCAGGCCAGGAGTGCGACAGTGAAGATATTCGGAAGTTTGAAGAGATCGGGACTCATCCTGCGGCGAATTATCTGGCGATTGGAGACGCACTTACCTTTCATCAGGGAATAGGTTCCACGCGAAAGGAGAATCGAATGCTCCAATTGCGTGATCGATGGACAAAGCGGCTGACAGCGTATGACCGTGTCCAGCTCCATACCAGTCTGAGAGCAGGGAAAGCGTGTGGGATTGCGACGGTTCAGATCAAAGGAGTCGATTCCGAGGCCGTGACGGAACATTTATGGAAGCAATATCGTATCCTGGTGACCACCATTAAGCATCCGGAATTTGAGGGGGTTCGCGTGTCGCCTCACGTATACACAACAATCGAGGAAATAGACCGGTTCTGTGATGCCATGGAAGATATCATTAAGCATGGAGTCCCTGACGCTTGA
- a CDS encoding RidA family protein: MDREVVSTAAAPAAIGPYSQAIKVGGTLYLSGQIGIDPATGQLAEDGVEAETHRALKNLGAVLEAAGFTFNDVVQVQVFLADMNDYGVMNAAYETYFRDNPPARAAIQAGRIPRDARVEIMMVAVSSR; encoded by the coding sequence GTGGACCGTGAAGTTGTTTCAACGGCTGCGGCTCCCGCAGCTATCGGTCCCTATTCCCAGGCGATCAAGGTTGGCGGCACTCTGTACCTTTCAGGGCAGATAGGCATTGATCCGGCCACGGGGCAGCTGGCGGAGGACGGTGTAGAAGCCGAGACACACCGGGCACTAAAGAACCTTGGGGCTGTTTTGGAGGCGGCAGGATTTACCTTCAACGATGTGGTTCAGGTGCAGGTCTTTCTCGCTGATATGAATGACTATGGGGTGATGAATGCTGCTTACGAAACCTATTTCCGTGATAATCCCCCCGCCCGTGCCGCCATCCAGGCCGGCCGAATTCCGAGGGATGCCCGAGTGGAAATCATGATGGTGGCGGTCTCTTCCCGTTGA
- a CDS encoding aminopeptidase produces MGHVALGEVKLLAGRKPVEEVLRESQLSHQEQLKIQLIIDVKSFAVDHLGLDGGDSYSSYVNIDGPYVSYALSAAPKDALESYLWHFPIIGELPYKGFFRKDYALRREKRLARKGYDTYLRGISAFSTLGYFDDPIVSCMLRYDDSDLVETVIHELLHRTVWVKGNVNFNENLANFVAEKGTLAYLVRRYGESSPESRHYRDVLADTRLFEKQIEVLTTQLETMYGESISREEKVRRREEFFEQAKADYAPILLQMKTERYKGFFERHTMNNALLLSYRRYHRDTSFFEKALEGDGADLSRMIVALQNLSPEEIPVTFRDP; encoded by the coding sequence GTGGGACACGTGGCCTTGGGAGAGGTAAAACTGCTGGCCGGCCGGAAACCTGTGGAAGAGGTTTTGCGGGAATCTCAACTGAGTCACCAGGAACAGCTGAAGATTCAACTGATCATTGATGTCAAATCGTTTGCTGTTGATCATCTTGGACTGGACGGAGGCGACAGCTATTCCAGCTATGTGAACATTGACGGACCCTATGTGAGCTATGCCCTGTCTGCCGCACCCAAGGACGCCCTGGAGTCCTATCTCTGGCACTTTCCCATCATCGGGGAATTGCCATATAAGGGATTCTTCCGGAAGGACTATGCTTTGCGGAGGGAAAAGAGGCTGGCCCGCAAAGGATACGATACCTATCTGAGGGGCATTTCCGCATTCAGCACGCTTGGGTATTTTGATGATCCTATTGTTTCATGCATGTTGCGCTACGATGATTCGGACCTTGTAGAGACGGTCATACATGAATTGTTGCACAGGACCGTGTGGGTGAAAGGCAACGTAAATTTCAACGAAAACCTGGCGAACTTTGTAGCGGAGAAAGGGACGCTTGCCTATCTTGTGAGGCGTTATGGTGAGTCCTCCCCGGAATCCAGGCATTACCGGGACGTTCTGGCCGATACGAGACTGTTTGAAAAGCAGATTGAAGTGTTAACCACGCAACTGGAAACCATGTACGGTGAGTCCATCAGTCGCGAGGAAAAAGTGAGGCGTAGGGAGGAGTTTTTTGAACAGGCAAAGGCTGATTATGCTCCTATCTTGCTTCAGATGAAGACAGAGCGATACAAGGGCTTTTTCGAAAGGCACACCATGAACAATGCTCTCCTTTTATCATACCGGCGGTATCACCGCGATACATCCTTTTTCGAAAAGGCTCTTGAGGGGGACGGAGCTGATCTCAGCCGCATGATTGTCGCCCTTCAGAACCTTAGTCCTGAAGAGATACCAGTGACGTTTCGTGACCCATGA
- a CDS encoding M14 metallopeptidase family protein has translation MADLKILRIIQDRKGNHIMKQLLAILVMLNTPFLSIHLDAQRVRTHPAPGLGDYDLPFYSDGTYEPDVLSPDEFLGFALGSRPVTHREVTSYFEYLAEALPNATLNTYGHTYEGRKLIYLTITSERNGPDLEIIQKNITLLADPRKLKNEQIARKIIETSPAIAWMGYAIHGDELSSTDAALQLAYQLLAGNDEVSEKIRNNLVVCIDPLQNPDGRTRFLTQFTQFSSALPNTDVQSLQHRGVWPWGRGNHYLFDLNRDWFALVHPETRGKVKAMLSWHPQFVVDCHEMGAFDTYLFDPPREPFNPFLPHNIRRWWDIFAKDQAAAFDHYGWSYYTREWNEEMYPGYGSSWPIYTGAVGILYEQAGVDGSQVKRPDGTILTYREAVHHQFISSLANLETAADHREELLEDYYSQKVEASGAGRTKTRNAAFLFPPGTHPTRQERFAEVLTLQGIEVEMSKESFKVRGALSANGTEARELTLPQRTLIVWLNQPNRNLVEAILTFDVRFNTDFLETQRKSRLKHGRSEIYDVTGWSLAVAYDSEAYFSEAVPDVGTVLFLPSGEKGGIEGKSPKVGYLFSGDDERALMALVPLMEKGVKVWCARKPFEVEGREFPKGSFLIRISANREVDEEALETIAKDAGIVMYGINEGLVTGGPDLGGREFQLLTHPRIALVGGSPVSTYEFGAVWHLLDSRMAIPVSTLDISTLSRTDLDKYNVLLLPSVWGGPGTYKRLLGDVGIGNLKDWIKDGGTLVAMGSATAFLADTSSGLSSVRQKRQVLKKLPEYEEGLRASKEAESPQVDSLAVWEGKMPEEKEKASPTVPDRSEVERRDELARKLSPQGVIMKVELDEEHWLGFGCGNEVPVTVNTSFAYLAKGSVEVAGRLADRDLVRLSGLLWPEARERWSETVWASREGMGKGQMILFATQPNFRAYFHGSERMLLNALLLGPGFGSRPTVEWR, from the coding sequence GTGGCTGATCTCAAGATCCTGCGGATAATCCAGGACAGGAAAGGAAACCATATCATGAAGCAGCTTCTCGCAATTCTTGTGATGCTCAACACACCATTTCTTTCGATTCATTTGGATGCTCAGAGAGTACGCACCCACCCGGCCCCCGGGTTGGGGGATTATGATCTTCCATTCTACTCTGACGGCACCTATGAACCGGATGTTCTATCACCGGATGAATTCCTGGGTTTTGCCCTTGGATCCCGACCTGTAACACATCGGGAGGTAACATCATATTTCGAGTACTTGGCTGAGGCGCTACCCAATGCGACACTCAATACCTACGGTCACACTTATGAAGGACGAAAACTTATTTACCTGACGATTACGTCAGAAAGAAATGGCCCGGATCTGGAAATCATTCAAAAGAACATCACCCTTCTGGCGGACCCGCGCAAACTGAAAAATGAACAAATTGCCCGTAAGATTATCGAGACTAGCCCGGCCATCGCCTGGATGGGATATGCCATCCATGGAGACGAGCTCTCCAGCACCGACGCCGCCCTTCAATTGGCCTACCAGCTCCTCGCTGGCAACGATGAGGTGAGCGAGAAAATCCGGAATAATCTGGTGGTATGCATTGATCCACTTCAGAATCCCGACGGACGCACAAGATTCCTGACCCAATTCACTCAGTTCAGCAGTGCTTTGCCGAACACAGATGTTCAGAGTCTGCAACATCGGGGAGTCTGGCCCTGGGGTCGCGGGAATCACTATCTGTTCGATCTGAACCGGGATTGGTTCGCTCTCGTACATCCGGAAACGCGGGGAAAGGTTAAGGCCATGCTAAGCTGGCACCCACAGTTTGTGGTGGACTGCCATGAAATGGGGGCGTTTGACACGTACCTTTTCGATCCGCCACGTGAACCGTTTAATCCATTCCTTCCGCACAATATCCGCAGATGGTGGGACATTTTCGCCAAAGATCAAGCCGCCGCCTTTGATCATTATGGCTGGAGCTATTATACAAGGGAGTGGAATGAAGAAATGTATCCAGGATACGGCAGTTCGTGGCCTATTTACACCGGGGCGGTAGGAATTCTGTATGAACAGGCGGGGGTGGACGGTTCCCAGGTCAAAAGGCCGGACGGAACGATCCTGACCTACCGCGAGGCAGTTCATCACCAGTTTATCAGTTCCCTGGCGAACCTGGAAACGGCGGCCGATCACCGAGAGGAACTTCTTGAAGATTATTACTCTCAGAAAGTGGAAGCATCGGGGGCTGGAAGAACAAAGACAAGGAACGCGGCCTTCCTGTTTCCCCCGGGAACCCATCCGACCCGGCAGGAACGATTTGCCGAAGTGCTGACACTTCAAGGTATTGAGGTGGAGATGTCCAAAGAGTCTTTCAAAGTGCGAGGTGCCCTATCAGCGAACGGGACGGAAGCGAGGGAACTGACCCTTCCCCAGAGGACCTTGATCGTCTGGTTAAATCAACCCAATCGAAATCTCGTGGAGGCTATCCTCACATTCGATGTTCGCTTCAACACTGATTTCCTTGAAACTCAGAGGAAATCCCGCCTCAAGCACGGGCGCAGCGAAATCTATGATGTAACGGGGTGGTCCCTGGCGGTGGCTTACGACAGTGAAGCCTATTTTTCCGAAGCGGTACCCGATGTGGGAACAGTTCTGTTTTTGCCGTCCGGGGAAAAGGGGGGCATTGAAGGAAAATCTCCCAAGGTCGGTTATCTATTCTCCGGCGACGATGAGCGGGCTCTGATGGCGCTGGTCCCGCTGATGGAAAAGGGGGTGAAGGTCTGGTGTGCCCGAAAACCTTTTGAGGTGGAGGGACGCGAGTTTCCAAAAGGGAGTTTCTTGATTCGGATCAGTGCGAATCGCGAGGTCGACGAGGAAGCCCTCGAAACGATCGCGAAAGATGCGGGAATCGTCATGTACGGAATCAACGAAGGATTGGTGACAGGGGGACCCGATCTTGGGGGAAGGGAGTTTCAATTGCTGACCCATCCTCGTATCGCCCTGGTGGGCGGCAGTCCCGTTTCCACGTATGAGTTTGGGGCGGTGTGGCATCTTCTCGACAGCCGCATGGCTATTCCTGTTTCTACACTGGACATTTCAACTCTCTCACGTACAGATCTGGACAAATACAATGTGCTTCTGCTTCCGTCCGTGTGGGGAGGTCCCGGTACCTACAAAAGACTTCTGGGCGATGTTGGCATTGGGAATCTCAAAGATTGGATAAAAGATGGGGGAACTCTGGTTGCCATGGGATCGGCCACGGCCTTTTTGGCCGACACGTCTTCGGGCTTGAGTAGCGTCCGCCAGAAACGGCAGGTTCTGAAAAAGCTTCCCGAATATGAAGAAGGTCTTCGAGCCTCCAAAGAGGCAGAATCGCCCCAGGTGGACAGTCTGGCGGTATGGGAGGGTAAAATGCCAGAAGAAAAGGAAAAGGCTTCTCCGACTGTTCCTGACCGTTCGGAAGTTGAGAGGCGTGATGAGCTGGCGCGGAAACTCTCGCCTCAAGGGGTTATCATGAAGGTGGAGCTTGACGAGGAACATTGGCTCGGATTTGGCTGCGGAAATGAAGTGCCCGTTACGGTGAACACGTCGTTTGCTTACCTGGCAAAAGGGAGTGTGGAAGTAGCAGGGCGGCTCGCCGACCGGGACCTCGTCAGACTATCGGGGCTTTTGTGGCCGGAAGCAAGGGAGCGGTGGAGCGAGACCGTCTGGGCCAGTCGTGAAGGCATGGGCAAAGGCCAGATGATCCTCTTTGCCACGCAGCCAAACTTCCGGGCCTACTTCCACGGAAGTGAGCGAATGCTTCTTAATGCCCTTCTTCTGGGACCCGGCTTTGGTTCAAGGCCGACAGTGGAATGGCGATAG
- a CDS encoding DUF1684 domain-containing protein, producing MKEIDSWRNRRIASLKDKNGWLSLAGLFWLEEGKNGFGSDQTNDIIFPAGKAPDFIGSFVLEGKQVRVKVRPDVKVLHEGEPVHDMILQSDENGTPTILSLESLSWYIIKRGEKLAVRLKDSENPRFKQFKGINSYPIDSAWRIPAHFESFEKPNRTRMATILGTVEELTSPGVLVFEIQDKTYQLDVIAEPEDDQFWVIFGDQTNRDSTYGGGRYLYVDKPESDSATIIDFNKAYNPPCVFSEFSTCPLPHERNRLPVKIIAGEKNYENGPH from the coding sequence ATGAAAGAAATCGACAGCTGGCGAAACAGGCGCATTGCATCCCTTAAAGACAAAAATGGATGGCTGAGTTTAGCAGGTTTATTCTGGTTAGAAGAGGGTAAGAACGGTTTCGGTTCTGATCAAACGAATGATATTATTTTTCCCGCTGGTAAGGCACCGGACTTCATTGGATCGTTTGTGCTGGAAGGTAAACAAGTACGTGTGAAAGTCAGACCGGATGTAAAAGTCCTGCATGAGGGTGAACCCGTTCATGACATGATTTTGCAAAGCGATGAAAATGGCACCCCCACAATTCTGTCACTGGAATCACTGAGCTGGTATATCATCAAGCGTGGGGAGAAACTTGCTGTTCGCCTAAAAGACAGTGAAAACCCAAGATTCAAGCAGTTCAAGGGAATCAATTCATACCCCATTGACTCCGCATGGCGAATTCCAGCTCATTTTGAGTCGTTTGAGAAACCGAACAGAACAAGGATGGCAACAATTTTAGGCACGGTCGAAGAGCTAACATCGCCTGGAGTCCTGGTGTTTGAGATTCAGGATAAGACATATCAACTGGACGTCATTGCTGAACCGGAGGATGACCAGTTTTGGGTGATTTTTGGTGATCAGACGAATCGGGATTCGACCTATGGAGGTGGACGCTATTTATATGTCGACAAACCGGAATCAGATAGTGCAACCATCATAGATTTCAATAAAGCATACAACCCGCCTTGCGTATTCTCAGAATTTTCGACTTGTCCACTACCCCACGAGCGGAACCGCCTTCCGGTAAAGATAATTGCGGGTGAAAAGAATTACGAAAACGGCCCACATTAG
- the sixA gene encoding phosphohistidine phosphatase SixA — protein MKLYLVQHGDALPKGVDPERGLSERGKQDVTHAAAVLAKGGVLVNRIWHSGKKRAEETALLLQSCLAPGGEFGETDGIAPLDPVDRVAAEIEDWREDAMLVGHLPFMAKLVSQLVVENESTALVAFQPGSVICLERREPGRWAINWMVRPELMSGRKETSI, from the coding sequence ATGAAGCTCTATCTGGTACAGCACGGGGACGCACTTCCTAAAGGCGTGGATCCGGAACGTGGATTGAGTGAACGAGGAAAACAGGACGTTACTCATGCGGCTGCAGTCCTTGCGAAAGGTGGCGTTCTGGTGAACCGTATTTGGCACAGCGGGAAGAAAAGAGCGGAAGAGACCGCCTTGCTGCTGCAAAGCTGCCTTGCTCCCGGGGGTGAGTTCGGGGAGACGGATGGAATCGCTCCTCTCGATCCCGTGGATAGGGTAGCAGCCGAAATTGAAGACTGGCGGGAAGACGCGATGCTCGTGGGCCATCTCCCATTCATGGCAAAGCTCGTTTCTCAACTGGTGGTGGAAAACGAGAGTACGGCATTGGTTGCTTTCCAGCCGGGATCGGTAATCTGTCTTGAGCGTAGGGAACCCGGGCGCTGGGCCATTAATTGGATGGTTCGACCCGAACTGATGTCCGGCCGAAAAGAAACCAGTATATAA